A part of Paenibacillus sp. sptzw28 genomic DNA contains:
- a CDS encoding alpha/beta fold hydrolase: MNQIQAGKIKVNGTELYYESLGSGEAVVLLHGHSVDRRMWDPQFEALAAKYRVIRYDMRGYGLSSMPVEDEPFLHADDLYSLMKELGVTTAHLVGLSMGSFTALDFLALHPECVSSVSVASGAIYYEDDEDHQSSAKPGDKSGVDVEQHKRIWFGQMQEACGPHWMEIKNTLWEMISEWSAWQANHREARTFIGPSLGGLLRSLPRNVPLLVIIGMSDNAGSLRSSDKLLRLMPSARPVYLPDSGHFSNMETPELFTKELTRFLDSV; encoded by the coding sequence ATGAATCAAATCCAAGCCGGGAAGATCAAGGTGAACGGGACCGAGCTTTATTACGAAAGCCTTGGAAGCGGCGAAGCCGTTGTGTTACTGCACGGACATTCGGTGGACCGGCGAATGTGGGACCCCCAATTTGAGGCGTTGGCAGCGAAATACAGGGTTATTCGTTACGATATGCGCGGTTATGGACTTTCCTCCATGCCCGTGGAAGACGAGCCATTCCTTCATGCCGATGATTTATATTCACTTATGAAGGAGCTGGGCGTAACAACGGCTCATCTGGTGGGGTTGTCGATGGGTTCTTTTACGGCACTTGATTTTCTTGCACTGCACCCGGAGTGTGTAAGCTCCGTTTCGGTAGCAAGCGGAGCAATCTATTACGAGGATGATGAGGATCATCAATCATCTGCGAAGCCTGGCGATAAAAGCGGAGTGGATGTGGAACAGCATAAACGGATATGGTTCGGGCAGATGCAGGAAGCGTGCGGCCCGCATTGGATGGAAATCAAGAACACACTGTGGGAAATGATCTCCGAATGGTCCGCCTGGCAGGCCAACCACAGGGAGGCCCGTACGTTTATCGGTCCATCCCTTGGCGGCTTGCTGCGAAGCTTGCCGCGCAACGTGCCGCTGCTTGTTATCATTGGTATGAGTGATAATGCGGGCAGCCTGCGCTCCTCCGATAAACTCCTCCGGCTGATGCCCTCCGCACGCCCCGTTTATCTGCCTGATTCCGGACATTTTTCAAATATGGAAACACCGGAACTATTTAC